From one candidate division WOR-3 bacterium genomic stretch:
- a CDS encoding CGGC domain-containing protein, which yields MKKIGIIICARYINCGGGKCLRAMREKVGGFACYPEEEELQLVGYANCGGCPGGNIEYVPEEMVKNGAEVIHLATGLVVGYPPCPSMNFFKEFIETKFKIPVVIGTHPIPMKYFEIHKNLSFWKKADIGKAIKHLLEEDEKIMLDYN from the coding sequence ATGAAAAAGATCGGAATTATCATATGCGCAAGGTATATAAACTGCGGCGGAGGTAAATGCCTCAGAGCGATGAGAGAGAAAGTTGGAGGATTCGCATGCTACCCCGAAGAAGAAGAGTTACAACTCGTAGGTTATGCAAATTGTGGGGGGTGTCCTGGAGGAAACATCGAATATGTTCCTGAAGAGATGGTAAAAAACGGAGCGGAAGTTATCCACTTGGCAACAGGTCTTGTTGTTGGTTACCCTCCGTGCCCGAGTATGAATTTTTTCAAGGAATTCATTGAAACCAAATTCAAAATTCCTGTTGTAATAGGCACTCATCCTATACCCATGAAATACTTTGAGATCCATAAAAATCTTTCTTTCTGGAAAAAGGCGGACATCGGAAAGGCAATAAAACATTTGCTGGAGGAAGATGAAAAGATTATGCTTGACTATAACTGA